CTGGTTGGCCCGCTTCGATGGTGGGTACCGGCAGGCCCATCAGGCGGCGCGGCTCGGCGGAGTAGCGCTTCACTACCAAATCCCAACCGAATTTCTCAGGCCGCACGAAGTAGTGGTACAGCGACACCAGGGCCGTTTCGAGGCCGGTAATGCCGTTGGGCGCGCTAATGAAATCCTGGGCTTTCTCGAAGGGCGTGTGCGGGGCGTGGTCGGTGGCAATAATGTCGAATACGCCTTCCTTGAGGCCTTCGAGCAGCGCGTCGCAATCGGCCTGCGTGCGCAGCGGCGGGTTCATCTTGTAGTTCGTGTCGTAGTCGCCGATGTGCTCGTCGGTGAACAACAGGTGGTGCGGGGCCACTTCGGCCGTCACCTTCACGTCGCCGCGCGATTTCCACCAGCGGATGGTTTCCATGCCCATTTTGCTCGATACGTGCTGGATGTGGATGTGCGCGCCCGCCGCCCGGGCCAGCCGGATGTCGCGGTCGATGATGATTTCCTCGGCGCAGGCCGGCGAGCCTTTGATGCCGAGGCGGTAGCTCATTACGCCTTCGTTGAGGGCGCGCGGGCCGGCCAGCTCCGGCACCTCGCAGTGGCTGGCGAAAAACATCCCGAACTCGGTGGCGTACTGCATGGCCCGCAGCAGCACCGCCGGGTCGCCGGTGGTGTCGCCGTCGTCGGTCAGCATTTTCACCCCGTGCAGGCGCATGCCGTCGATTTCGGCCAGCTCCTTGCCTTCGCGGTTTTTGGTGACGCAGCCGGAGGTATACACCGGAATGCGCGCCTTGCGCGCGGCGCTTTCGAGCACGGTGGCCACTACCGCCGCCGAGTCGATGGCCGGGCGGGTGTTGGGCATCATGACCACGCCCGTAACGCCGCCGTTGATGGCCGCCTCGCTGCCCGTGGTAATGGTTTCCTTGTTCTCGAAGCCCGGAGCTCGGAAATGCACGTGGGCATCAAACATGGCCGGCATCAGAATGCGGCCGCGGGCGTCGATAACGCGGGCATTCGCGGGAGGCGCCAGGTTGCTACCAATTTCCTGAATTTTTCCTTCGGCAATCAGGACGTCGGCTTCGCGGAGCTCGGGCGAATGTTCGGAGGC
The sequence above is drawn from the Hymenobacter sp. YIM 151858-1 genome and encodes:
- a CDS encoding dihydroorotase → MLLLQNARIASEHSPELREADVLIAEGKIQEIGSNLAPPANARVIDARGRILMPAMFDAHVHFRAPGFENKETITTGSEAAINGGVTGVVMMPNTRPAIDSAAVVATVLESAARKARIPVYTSGCVTKNREGKELAEIDGMRLHGVKMLTDDGDTTGDPAVLLRAMQYATEFGMFFASHCEVPELAGPRALNEGVMSYRLGIKGSPACAEEIIIDRDIRLARAAGAHIHIQHVSSKMGMETIRWWKSRGDVKVTAEVAPHHLLFTDEHIGDYDTNYKMNPPLRTQADCDALLEGLKEGVFDIIATDHAPHTPFEKAQDFISAPNGITGLETALVSLYHYFVRPEKFGWDLVVKRYSAEPRRLMGLPVPTIEAGQPADCLLFDTEAETTFTKEFMKSKSQNTPFINQTLQGRVDMVILGSEILLEREEAVESIEKTNVIE